TGAGAAAGGGGAGCTAGCAATGTAATTTTTATTGACTGTAGCACCGATTATGAGGAAAGAATCAAGAATGGCAACCTCTTATTGTTGCAATGCCAAGAAGATCAAATCTGCTGAATTTATAGATTGTGAACCAGGAAGCATTGAGAAAAGTGGTTTGGAAAATAAATTATGTAGACAAGAAAGGATTGAAATCGGTCGGTTATTTCAAGGTGCAGTGAGTTCCCATGATTGGGAGCTAGCAGAAAGTTTGATTTTGTATACCGATCCACAAACACTTAATGATGCCTTGTGTATCACAGTAGATTCCATATGGTTTTTGAGAACAGAGGTGGAACTTAAAGGGATAACTGAATTTATCAAGAAGTTAGTTGCCGACGGCGCTTGTGACTTCACAAGAGCTGTTCAAAGGACTTCATTTCTTGCTGCATGTGTCTCTGCTTGCCAGAGCAGGACAGTATGCCTTGCTGATACAATTAGTATAATGGCCCAAAGGTACAATTGATTTACTCAATGTTGTTCATTCTGTTGtagtgtttttctttttgacaTTTTGTTTTTGATAGCAAATGATGTTTATATGAGAGTTCAGTTACTAACAAGTAGTGATTCAATTGGATCCAATTGAATTGAAAATGAATGGGAAGGGGGTTATGACATATGAGGATGACATGTGAACTTTGCCTTTGTTAGGTTGCATGAGCGTCTCCAAGAGTGCAATGGCGATGAAATCTTGAAGGTAGAAGCTAGTGCTAAGGTTCAAAAGTTTACTGAATGGGCTCTAAAATGTATAAGCGCCCATTCACGACTTCAGGATGTCGATAATGTTGGACACATCTCGGCCATTGAGGTCCAGCTCCAGTTATCTGGCTTTAAGATGTTCCTTGATCTTGCTGGAAATCGCCTTACAGGGAAGGATTTCAGCGAGGCATTTGATGCGGCATGCTTTCCTCTTACTCTTTTCTCAAGCTCATTTGATCCAAGTTGGGCACTTGGCATATCAGCTACTGTGATCCAAGGTTTACTGGGAATGTTAGTAGATGGTGGTGCTGACAATGTTAATCAGTGCTTCTTGGAGGCCTCGCGATTTGGTAGCACAGAACTCGTGAGAATATTATTGCAGGTGACTCTGATATTTATTTTACTCACTTTTTTTTATCCTAGATCTGTAGATTAATAATTTTCTAGTATTGAAAGTAGCCAACTTTCCATTCCATGATTAATGACAAAGTGAATTGCTTAATTTTGGTGTTTTATAGTTGATTTGCTATTTTAAAATGTTTGTATAGTAAGTGTGCTAAAACTGTTTTATGTCATGTTGGGATCAAATTGTGGAGATTGCACAAAGGAATAACCTGGATGTTGATGTTGACTTGGCATTAGGCTTTGcttcccattactgcaaaatAGGGACTATGGAGTGTTTGGTGGAAGAGGGGAATGCCATAGCATTTCTAGGCCCTTTGATGAGAGCTGCCGAAAGGGGCTGCATTCAAGTTGTTGAGTGGTTTGTACAAAGGGGTAGCCGAGACATGGAGCTATGCCTTGCCCTTACAGCAGCCACTTCTAGCTGTCAAGTTGACATAGCTGCATACATTCTTCCACACGTACCTCGGCACGTCCTTTCTACACTTAGTATCGAAATTATCAAGGCTGCCGGTGAGCGCAGCGGTGGATCTCTTGACGGCGTAGCATTTCTGCTGCAATCCGATTTCTTAGGTGATCCTGCATCTACTTATGCTGTTGCAGATATCATTGCTAAATCAGAGGATGAGGGTGTTGCTTCTGAACTAAGGACTTTTCTCCATGAGCATTGGTCAGAAGCAGCATACTTGGAAGGAGTAAGGCTAGGACAAGAGCATTACATGAACCTGTTAAGAATCATTAAATGGGGAGGGTGTTTAAAAGATCTTCCAATTCCATTGATAATTGCTATTGCTTATCTCCCTCTTTATAGAGAGTGTAGCAAAGCTGGTGGCTGTTTGTTTTCCCAAAGGCTTAGGGGACAATTGGTGGAGGCCACAAGAAGGCTTGGGAATACTGATGATAGGGTGTTTGATGATCTTACCAATTCTAGAGAACTTCTGCATGTTCTAGAGCATCACCTTCCTGATTTTCTAGTTTCTACACGCCCATTGACTAGCTAGATTAAGTTATGCTGTAAAAAAGTTGAAAATGCTAATTTTACGACCACAAGTCAAGCTATAACGAACAACCTGGAGAAAAAGTTAGAATTGTTTTCATTATTATGAAGACAATTCTAACTTCCATTAGATTGTTGCTTGACTTGCAATAGTCAAATTTGCAtttcttgtatttttcttataatatttatttaattccACTTCATTTCATTATTATTTACCCTATGCTTTGGTTAATGGTAATTTTTTTCTTGAACTTTTCTGGCAAGATTTGCTTCTTGCTTTTATATCACAGCAAATCTTTGGTTGGGTGTATGGTATACACACAACACACACACGGTTAGGTTAGATATTAgatatcaaaatattttatatttaaaataggTCATAATCAGTAattgtaattatattattagCTTCCCAGTAAACTATTTAAATATACACTGCATCTAGTACAAATAGATGTCAACAAAACTCAGTAAATTTGTCTTTAAAAAACAAGTTAGgcagttattaatataaaagttACATATTTACTATTGTATATGATATGGAATTAGGAATATTTAATTCACTTAACTTAATTTGAAAAGTTATATGAAAAATTACTAATAAATAATTGAATCATCCCTCAGATAATAGAATATCATATTTatccaaatttttaaaattaaataaaacattGAATGAACCATCTTTcggtttttagtttttaatattgcTTTAGTAACTTTCCAAAATACATAGGTATAAAATagagagaaaaggaaaagaagtgTCTAGTCTCTATCTTTTTTCTATTGTTTCCaatcttttatttaattgagatttagaaatttttttttttgtaaaaactATATagacattttatttatttttgtatttgactaaattttcaaacaagtttatttattttgttatccttgtattcttttttaaaattattgttaaactaaaataaatatcatttaaaacacAAAAAGTTTGCCCATAGAAAAACTAAACAAGTATTCTATAGTCTATACCATAGTACTTAAAAGCTATTATTTGTAtgacaaattttttttcaaataccTAGAATACTTATATTGAGTAATTATTAGAagttcaaatttattattttaactatCTTTCTAATATTTAAAGTGGtaaaaaactcaaatatatagCTTACTCTTTAGAAAaaagatgataaaaaaaatatttaattacttttatttagaaattaagagaataattaaaaaataaataaattaagactcctaatattttttatgagaAATTATACGTGactcataaattttttttatgttgtctTACATTTAAATCAACACTAACATTTTTCTGGTTTTATATTAAAAGCAGTGTCTCCAAATATCACTGTCCATTTTTTGTTACAGAAGGATGGAGTGGAAATTTCCAATGGCCCTTGTGGCAGGAAAGAAACCAAATGACACTCATAATGCAAAGTGATATACATcacaatataataataaatgaaatttaaaaGGGACATGGAATAGGATTTATGCACAAAAAGCACATGTTTCTTATGAAAAATGGAGAATAATTAATGGTTTTGGTTGGAGAGAGGGACCACCAGACACTGTATGGTATCAATGGAAGGCAcctcctcctctcttctctctcatctctcttctCATTGAAAGCGGTCTGATTCAACTATTCAAGTACCAACAAAACGTTCAAAATCCAGCTCAGTTGATCCATAACCATACAATAGAAAGCTTAAGCTTTTCACTGTGCCCTgtcaacaaaattattaaaacatCTTTAAgcctttttctttctgttttttggATCTGTTTTGTTATCCAAAAATCTCAACCATGGCTTGTTTGAAACCTGATGAGTTGGAGCTTGTTGGTAGAGGAGAGCAAGGTTCTCATCATGCTATGGAAAGAATTGGTGATGCTAATGTTGGttccaacaacaacaacatggCTGATGATGCTTCTATGATGCATTTTCCTGCTAACTGGTCTGTCTCTCATAACTCACATGTCTCTACAcgtttttttttaagaaaaaaaacatctttttaagttattctttccttcttgttttattatttatttattatttcttttctttataaTAGGATATCCATTCATGTGAGGTGAGAGAATCCCCATGGTTTTGAATTCAgtatcttattttttatttttattaatgattatttaattaatggGAAACTGAAAAGGTAGTAGCCATGCTTGCTTCAAAAGGGATAGGCTTAAGTTCAACTTTCTAAAATCTATAGTAATCTATGAGTTTTGCCAAGTTCAAAAGgttaaattttttacttttatttggtGTCTCATAGTCCtggaatgaaaaaaaaaaagttatctttgtaatttattttctaccCACCAAATCGGATTGCTAGTAGTAAAACCTTCTAAACAATTTGCACCAAATTCTCCTAAGTTATGAGGTTAGATAATATTATATACGATAATCTTTATTTCTAGAAGTTTACACTAATCTCTTATCAGCTAAAGTTATATGAAAGCCTTTAGATTGGTATAAAATGGCCTTCTACTCTGAATAATAATGGGtagtattaatttttctttttaactgaGTAATATGTATGatgttttaaatatataaaaaaaataaaaaattcaaaactttctttatttgaaaatttagagaatgagttaaattttttttaattattttttctcttgtAACTGTCAAACCTACCGACATATACTCTGtgttttttccttattttcttcaGGCCAATGCCCGCATCTGGACTGAATGCATCAGCTCCAACTCATTTTACCATCTTATTCAATGGGAACACTTATGTCTATGATGGAATTAATACAGAGAAGGTAGCAaaatagttttgatttcattcCTTCCCTTTGCTTTGTATTAACTTTCTATGTACCTGGATTCAAAGTGTCATAGAAATCCCGTCTTTTGGATTTGTTTGATATTTGCATAAGTgtcttttttcttgtttttatttatcttatgttgttttttttttatttttggaattcacCAAGAATCAAACTCTAAATCTTTCAAACATAGAGTTCTGTTATAAAACCATTTATTCCAAAAGCTGATAAGAGAAGGCaatactaaaatatattttgtaatGTTTAACAACAGGTGCAAGAGATAATGCTTATTGCTGCTGCATATGCCAAGTCTGCTGAAGTGAAAATTGGGACACAATCTTCATTCACTCCACTCATTCCCACTTCCACAAGTTCTTCTCCTGCACAAAGAAACTCCAACAACTTGCCTTCAAAACAATCTGTCTGCTTTCCTGCAGAAAAGAGTTCCATTTGCAGGCTGCAAGGtgggatatatatatatgatagcATTGATTCCATGCTAgctttgttttctattactttGATGTAACATTTTGTGGCTTTCTCTtgatctctctttttctcttcagAATTTCCGTTAGCACGTAGACAATCTCTTCAGAGGTTTCTTGAGAAGCGACGAGTCAGGTACTAATAATTAGTTCCATGGCATGTTTGATAATGGTTCTACCTAATCAAGTTAGAAATTCCATTAATGTTGTATTGACTAAAGATTCAGTTTAGTTATTGAAATTGCAAATGTAGGTTTTAGTTCTTGCTTCCGAAAATCAATTGTTTGGTCCCTAATGTTAACGTTTGGTAGGTCATTTTTGTCTTTGCCTAGTCAACTCTTTAAGTCTTAACCAATTGTTATATTTTGTTGACACATCATTCGTGTCACGTAACAGGTGTATTAGCCATTAATGTCATTGAATCTCATTTGTTAACGGTTCACACTCATATACAGATTAAATAAGTACCTACTACGGATAGGGGTTAACGGtcaaattaattcttaaaagatagatcattttttaaattcgtttctaaaaatttttattaattaaattagttatttaaaaattataaattaattattttgtcaaTCTGTCacataattaataatttcaGTCAACAATTAATGATATAGAAGGTAACATACATGATATCTAGTATGTTCAATTAGACATTgaacaaatatatttataaaaatctaTCAATTTAGTTAATTGTTTGCAATTATAAACCCTAGTTCTAATATAACCTAACGACATTAAATTGAtagatttttataaatatatttgtttAGCTTCTAATTAGATATGCTAAGTGAGTTAACTTCTATGTCATCAATTTTTGACGAAAATGATTAACAGAGTGACTGAAGGATAAAAAcgataatttataatttttgaaggaccaaaatctttcaagaacaaatttaaagaacaagcTATCTTTTAGAGACTAATTTAACTATTAATCCTAATATAgataataaaagaaagaaaaaaaaaatcaattaaacaTGATATTTATTCTCCCTTTCTTTCTGCACATTCTCAATATGTATATGCATCAGAATAAGCACTATCTTATGTTACAACAGAATAAAGAACCATTACTTGACTTTTGACTAATGGTTAATTGGTCAGGGAATAAGAGCAGAGGCTAAAACCTTACTCTTGTATTTGATTATTGATTTGTTGTAATCGTTGTTCTGATTgagtttattttttaacttttaaggtTGTTTAGCAAAGCCCCTTATGGTTTCTCAAAAAACATGGCTGGCCTCTATGATGACAATAGTCCAGGGAACATAGAGAACAGCTTTTATGATGACAATAGTCCACAAGATTTTGCTTCTTAATTCAAACAAAGAATGG
Above is a genomic segment from Arachis stenosperma cultivar V10309 chromosome 1, arast.V10309.gnm1.PFL2, whole genome shotgun sequence containing:
- the LOC130972199 gene encoding ankyrin repeat protein SKIP35-like; its protein translation is MRKESRMATSYCCNAKKIKSAEFIDCEPGSIEKSGLENKLCRQERIEIGRLFQGAVSSHDWELAESLILYTDPQTLNDALCITVDSIWFLRTEVELKGITEFIKKLVADGACDFTRAVQRTSFLAACVSACQSRTVCLADTISIMAQRLHERLQECNGDEILKVEASAKVQKFTEWALKCISAHSRLQDVDNVGHISAIEVQLQLSGFKMFLDLAGNRLTGKDFSEAFDAACFPLTLFSSSFDPSWALGISATVIQGLLGMLVDGGADNVNQCFLEASRFGSTELVRILLQIAQRNNLDVDVDLALGFASHYCKIGTMECLVEEGNAIAFLGPLMRAAERGCIQVVEWFVQRGSRDMELCLALTAATSSCQVDIAAYILPHVPRHVLSTLSIEIIKAAGERSGGSLDGVAFLLQSDFLGDPASTYAVADIIAKSEDEGVASELRTFLHEHWSEAAYLEGVRLGQEHYMNLLRIIKWGGCLKDLPIPLIIAIAYLPLYRECSKAGGCLFSQRLRGQLVEATRRLGNTDDRVFDDLTNSRELLHVLEHHLPDFLVSTRPLTS
- the LOC130943729 gene encoding protein TIFY 3B-like; amino-acid sequence: MACLKPDELELVGRGEQGSHHAMERIGDANVGSNNNNMADDASMMHFPANWPMPASGLNASAPTHFTILFNGNTYVYDGINTEKVQEIMLIAAAYAKSAEVKIGTQSSFTPLIPTSTSSSPAQRNSNNLPSKQSVCFPAEKSSICRLQEFPLARRQSLQRFLEKRRVRLFSKAPYGFSKNMAGLYDDNSPGNIENSFYDDNSPQDFAS